The proteins below come from a single Deltaproteobacteria bacterium genomic window:
- a CDS encoding phosphotransferase family protein: MNTTDEAVSARKGEELDIGELKTFLKDSLPSMKGDVSLKQFPGGHSNLTYLVRIGEEELILRRPPIGRKAKTAHDMNREYRILNALRDVFPWCPTPLVYSDDESIMGCPFYLMERIKGMVIRKKLPDGVTFSPDQARALNENMIDVHVRLHSVDYKKIGLGNFGKPDGYVKRQVEGWSERYRQARTPDAPDCEDIMTWIHENMPSDSGRAAIIHNDFKLDNMVVDVDDPTRIVGVLDWEMSTIGDPIMDIGNILAYQVEETDPPDLKMMRFMPEPIEFALTRKERVDLYEKKSGLSFHDINFYYCFGLFRLAVIAQQIYYRYYHGQTSDKRFEMMVVGVQILERAAKRTIEQGFK, translated from the coding sequence ATGAATACGACTGACGAGGCAGTATCTGCACGAAAAGGAGAAGAACTCGATATCGGCGAGCTGAAGACCTTTTTGAAAGACTCTCTGCCGTCCATGAAGGGGGATGTTTCCCTCAAACAATTCCCCGGTGGACATTCAAACCTGACCTATCTCGTCAGGATCGGAGAGGAGGAATTGATCCTTCGAAGACCGCCGATCGGAAGAAAGGCCAAAACCGCTCATGACATGAATCGTGAGTACAGGATCCTCAATGCTTTGCGCGATGTGTTTCCCTGGTGCCCGACCCCGCTGGTGTACTCGGATGATGAATCCATAATGGGCTGCCCCTTCTATCTGATGGAGCGTATCAAGGGGATGGTGATCAGAAAAAAACTTCCTGATGGAGTCACATTCAGCCCCGATCAGGCACGCGCATTGAACGAAAACATGATAGATGTTCACGTGCGGTTGCACTCCGTCGATTATAAAAAGATCGGCCTGGGAAATTTCGGGAAACCCGACGGGTATGTAAAACGCCAGGTTGAAGGCTGGAGCGAACGCTATCGGCAGGCCCGCACCCCCGATGCTCCGGATTGTGAGGACATAATGACCTGGATACATGAGAACATGCCTTCCGATTCGGGCCGCGCGGCCATCATCCATAACGATTTCAAGCTTGATAACATGGTCGTGGACGTTGATGATCCCACCAGGATCGTCGGTGTGCTGGACTGGGAGATGTCGACCATCGGCGATCCGATCATGGATATCGGAAATATCCTGGCATACCAGGTCGAGGAAACCGATCCGCCCGACCTTAAAATGATGCGCTTCATGCCGGAGCCCATTGAGTTTGCATTGACCAGGAAAGAGCGGGTCGATCTCTACGAAAAGAAGTCCGGTTTATCATTCCACGATATCAACTTCTATTACTGTTTCGGATTGTTCCGCCTGGCGGTGATCGCCCAGCAGATTTACTATCGGTATTACCACGGTCAGACGTCGGATAAACGGTTCGAGATGATGGTTGTGGGGGTCCAGATCCTGGAGCGGGCGGCCAAAAGGACGATCGAACAGGGATTCAAGTAA
- a CDS encoding AMP-binding protein, whose protein sequence is MNYEGEIQDAWACRYGNLTEIMKAGVAKYGDKEMWYFPDFGIRWSFNEFDEVVNNVACCLNDDYGIRKGDRVALMMTNVPEAFVSYLALSQIGAISVIINARLAPEEAERQFMDSGCIAAVIETGLWESIQKVITSTPEIKHVFVTGDEARGQAKPFVELMKKKASRELLVDVSERDICSIIYTSGTTGKPKGTIILHRALVNNAMNSMSVAEGVFHAHPDEWRQLVVTPFFHVTTLHTLINFTLMGTSSVVISTFKPKEALDLVIDEGINFMVIVTAMFWIFRLQPRYAELVKANNLKYILQGGSPMPPEMFKELFKDFPDATIGNGYGFTEGASLGWFMSLSGDWDTLIKKAGSVGGVAGNSLLRIVDENLNDVPRGQTGEILASSPGISPGYWNLPEETAKSFITGDDGRRWFRTGDLGYIDDDGYTFLVDRAKDMICRGGENVYCVELENLISQHSKVLEVGVVGVADNVLGEKIKAVIFPIPGEQVTEEEIKDFCRGRIADYKVPDYVVFINQMLPKNPGGKLIKKELKEM, encoded by the coding sequence GTGAATTACGAGGGTGAGATTCAGGATGCATGGGCGTGCAGATACGGGAATCTTACCGAGATCATGAAGGCCGGGGTCGCAAAATACGGTGACAAAGAAATGTGGTATTTCCCGGATTTCGGCATTCGGTGGTCTTTCAATGAGTTCGATGAAGTTGTGAATAACGTCGCCTGTTGTCTGAACGATGACTATGGCATCCGCAAAGGGGACCGGGTCGCCCTGATGATGACGAATGTTCCCGAGGCATTCGTGAGCTATCTGGCGTTATCGCAGATCGGAGCCATTTCGGTGATAATCAATGCACGGCTGGCGCCTGAAGAAGCGGAACGTCAGTTTATGGATTCCGGCTGTATCGCCGCCGTCATAGAGACAGGTCTCTGGGAGAGCATCCAGAAGGTGATCACTTCCACACCGGAGATCAAACATGTGTTCGTAACGGGAGACGAGGCGCGCGGCCAGGCAAAACCGTTCGTGGAATTGATGAAAAAGAAGGCCTCAAGAGAACTGCTGGTCGATGTGAGTGAGCGGGACATATGCAGCATCATTTATACTTCCGGCACGACGGGCAAACCTAAGGGCACAATAATCCTGCACCGCGCATTGGTTAATAATGCCATGAATTCGATGAGTGTCGCCGAAGGAGTATTCCATGCACATCCTGATGAATGGAGACAACTGGTCGTGACTCCCTTCTTTCACGTGACCACGCTGCATACATTGATCAATTTCACCTTGATGGGCACCAGTTCGGTCGTGATATCCACGTTTAAACCCAAAGAGGCCTTGGACCTCGTGATAGACGAGGGGATAAACTTCATGGTGATCGTGACGGCGATGTTCTGGATCTTCCGTTTACAGCCGCGATATGCGGAGCTGGTAAAGGCCAACAATCTAAAATATATTCTGCAGGGAGGATCTCCGATGCCTCCGGAAATGTTTAAAGAACTGTTCAAGGATTTTCCAGACGCGACGATCGGGAACGGATATGGTTTTACTGAAGGGGCATCGCTCGGATGGTTCATGTCCCTGTCGGGAGACTGGGATACATTGATTAAAAAGGCGGGGAGTGTGGGAGGAGTCGCAGGAAACAGCCTTCTGAGGATCGTGGACGAAAACCTGAACGATGTACCTCGAGGGCAGACCGGTGAGATATTGGCTTCCAGTCCCGGCATCAGCCCCGGTTACTGGAATCTGCCTGAAGAAACGGCGAAGAGCTTCATTACCGGGGATGACGGAAGAAGATGGTTCCGTACCGGAGATCTTGGCTATATTGACGACGACGGGTATACCTTCCTGGTGGACCGTGCAAAAGACATGATATGCCGCGGCGGAGAGAATGTCTATTGCGTGGAACTTGAGAATCTCATCAGCCAGCACAGCAAGGTTTTGGAAGTCGGCGTGGTGGGCGTAGCGGACAACGTATTGGGTGAAAAGATCAAAGCCGTGATCTTTCCGATTCCGGGGGAACAGGTTACCGAGGAGGAAATAAAAGATTTCTGCAGAGGGCGAATAGCTGATTATAAAGTGCCTGACTATGTCGTCTTCATCAATCAGATGCTTCCCAAGAACCCGGGTGGAAAACTGATAAAGAAAGAACTCAAGGAAATGTGA